A single Xiphias gladius isolate SHS-SW01 ecotype Sanya breed wild chromosome 18, ASM1685928v1, whole genome shotgun sequence DNA region contains:
- the LOC120804154 gene encoding MAP kinase-activated protein kinase 2-like isoform X2, giving the protein MSNQHQPVFPIQQQPSLNSAPFPQFFVKPFNSPLEMRRNVITDDYRVTSQVLGMGINGRVLEIFHKESGEKYALKMLQDCPEARREVELHRRVSPCPHIVPIIDVYENLYQGKKCLLIVMECMDGGELFSHIQDRGNHAFTEREASDIMKSIGEAIHFLHSINIAHRDIKPENLLYTSRRQDALLKLTDFGFAKEITTLNSLATPCFTPYYVAPEVLGPEKYDRSCDMWSLGVIMYILLCGYPPFFSYHGLAISPGMKRRICNGQYEFPNPEWSDVSEEAKQLICHLLKTEPTQRMSITEFINHPWINSVEVPQTPLHTSRVLHEEQDVWEKVKEEMTNALQTMRVDYDQIKIKTVEDSTNPLLLKRRKKTKISATQPPG; this is encoded by the exons ATGTCGAATCAACACCAGCCGGTTTTCCCGATCCAACAGCAGCCTAGTCTCAACTCCGCTCCTTTCCCACAATTTTTCGTGAAACCTTTTAACAGCCCTCTTGAAATGAGAAGGAATGTGATAACAGACGATTACCGTGTAACGAGTCAGGTGCTCGGGATGGGGATAAATGGCAGAGTGTTGGAAATATTCCACAAAGAGAGTGGAGAAAAGTATGCACTCAAG ATGCTGCAGGATTGTCCGGAGGCCAGACGAGAGGTGGAGCTCCACCGGAGGGTGTCACCTTGCCCCCACATTGTGCCCATCATAGATGTTTATGAGAATCTCTACCAGGGCAAGAAGTGCCTCCTCATTGTGATGGAGTG catGGATGGGGGTGAATTATTCAGTCATATCCAAGACAGAGGGAATCATGCCTTTACAGAAAGAG AGGCCTCGGACATCATGAAAAGTATAGGAGAAGCCATACATTTCTTGCATTCCATCAATATTGCTCACAGAGACATCAAG cccGAAAACCTGCTGTACACCTCTAGAAGACAAGATGCCCTCCTCAAGCTGACTGATTTTGGGTTTGCCAAAGAAATCACCACTTTGAACTCATTGGCAACGCCATGTTTTACCCCCTACTACGTTG CTCCAGAAGTTCTTGGTCCAGAGAAGTATGACAGATCCTGTGACATGTGGTCTCTGGGTGTCATTATGTATATTCT ACTTTGTGGAtatcctccttttttctcatATCATGGTCTGGCGATATCCCCAGGGATGAAAAGACGGATATGTAATGGACAGTACGAGTTCCCCAACCCAGAGTGGTCTGATGTGTCTGAAGAAG CCAAACAGCTTATCTGCCACTTACTGAAAACTGAGCCCACCCAAAGAATGAGCATCACAGAGTTCATAAACCATCCCTGGATTAAT TCCGTGGAGGTGCCACAAACGCCTCTGCACACCAGCCGCGTGCTGCACGAGGAACAAGATGTCTGGGAGAAGGTTAAG GAGGAAATGACAAATGCCCTGCAAACAATGAGAGTGGATTAtgatcaaattaaaatcaaaactgttgAAGATTCAACTAATCCTCTCCTcttgaagagaagaaagaaaactaaaatctcAGCCACACAACCTCCAGGCTAG
- the LOC120804154 gene encoding MAP kinase-activated protein kinase 2-like isoform X3, producing MSNQHQPVFPIQQQPSLNSAPFPQFFVKPFNSPLEMRRNVITDDYRVTSQVLGMGINGRVLEIFHKESGEKYALKMLQDCPEARREVELHRRVSPCPHIVPIIDVYENLYQGKKCLLIVMECMDGGELFSHIQDRGNHAFTEREASDIMKSIGEAIHFLHSINIAHRDIKPENLLYTSRRQDALLKLTDFGFAKEITTLNSLATPCFTPYYVGMKRRICNGQYEFPNPEWSDVSEEAKQLICHLLKTEPTQRMSITEFINHPWINQSVEVPQTPLHTSRVLHEEQDVWEKVKEEMTNALQTMRVDYDQIKIKTVEDSTNPLLLKRRKKTKISATQPPG from the exons ATGTCGAATCAACACCAGCCGGTTTTCCCGATCCAACAGCAGCCTAGTCTCAACTCCGCTCCTTTCCCACAATTTTTCGTGAAACCTTTTAACAGCCCTCTTGAAATGAGAAGGAATGTGATAACAGACGATTACCGTGTAACGAGTCAGGTGCTCGGGATGGGGATAAATGGCAGAGTGTTGGAAATATTCCACAAAGAGAGTGGAGAAAAGTATGCACTCAAG ATGCTGCAGGATTGTCCGGAGGCCAGACGAGAGGTGGAGCTCCACCGGAGGGTGTCACCTTGCCCCCACATTGTGCCCATCATAGATGTTTATGAGAATCTCTACCAGGGCAAGAAGTGCCTCCTCATTGTGATGGAGTG catGGATGGGGGTGAATTATTCAGTCATATCCAAGACAGAGGGAATCATGCCTTTACAGAAAGAG AGGCCTCGGACATCATGAAAAGTATAGGAGAAGCCATACATTTCTTGCATTCCATCAATATTGCTCACAGAGACATCAAG cccGAAAACCTGCTGTACACCTCTAGAAGACAAGATGCCCTCCTCAAGCTGACTGATTTTGGGTTTGCCAAAGAAATCACCACTTTGAACTCATTGGCAACGCCATGTTTTACCCCCTACTACGTTG GGATGAAAAGACGGATATGTAATGGACAGTACGAGTTCCCCAACCCAGAGTGGTCTGATGTGTCTGAAGAAG CCAAACAGCTTATCTGCCACTTACTGAAAACTGAGCCCACCCAAAGAATGAGCATCACAGAGTTCATAAACCATCCCTGGATTAAT CAGTCCGTGGAGGTGCCACAAACGCCTCTGCACACCAGCCGCGTGCTGCACGAGGAACAAGATGTCTGGGAGAAGGTTAAG GAGGAAATGACAAATGCCCTGCAAACAATGAGAGTGGATTAtgatcaaattaaaatcaaaactgttgAAGATTCAACTAATCCTCTCCTcttgaagagaagaaagaaaactaaaatctcAGCCACACAACCTCCAGGCTAG
- the LOC120804154 gene encoding MAP kinase-activated protein kinase 2-like isoform X1, with product MSNQHQPVFPIQQQPSLNSAPFPQFFVKPFNSPLEMRRNVITDDYRVTSQVLGMGINGRVLEIFHKESGEKYALKMLQDCPEARREVELHRRVSPCPHIVPIIDVYENLYQGKKCLLIVMECMDGGELFSHIQDRGNHAFTEREASDIMKSIGEAIHFLHSINIAHRDIKPENLLYTSRRQDALLKLTDFGFAKEITTLNSLATPCFTPYYVAPEVLGPEKYDRSCDMWSLGVIMYILLCGYPPFFSYHGLAISPGMKRRICNGQYEFPNPEWSDVSEEAKQLICHLLKTEPTQRMSITEFINHPWINQSVEVPQTPLHTSRVLHEEQDVWEKVKEEMTNALQTMRVDYDQIKIKTVEDSTNPLLLKRRKKTKISATQPPG from the exons ATGTCGAATCAACACCAGCCGGTTTTCCCGATCCAACAGCAGCCTAGTCTCAACTCCGCTCCTTTCCCACAATTTTTCGTGAAACCTTTTAACAGCCCTCTTGAAATGAGAAGGAATGTGATAACAGACGATTACCGTGTAACGAGTCAGGTGCTCGGGATGGGGATAAATGGCAGAGTGTTGGAAATATTCCACAAAGAGAGTGGAGAAAAGTATGCACTCAAG ATGCTGCAGGATTGTCCGGAGGCCAGACGAGAGGTGGAGCTCCACCGGAGGGTGTCACCTTGCCCCCACATTGTGCCCATCATAGATGTTTATGAGAATCTCTACCAGGGCAAGAAGTGCCTCCTCATTGTGATGGAGTG catGGATGGGGGTGAATTATTCAGTCATATCCAAGACAGAGGGAATCATGCCTTTACAGAAAGAG AGGCCTCGGACATCATGAAAAGTATAGGAGAAGCCATACATTTCTTGCATTCCATCAATATTGCTCACAGAGACATCAAG cccGAAAACCTGCTGTACACCTCTAGAAGACAAGATGCCCTCCTCAAGCTGACTGATTTTGGGTTTGCCAAAGAAATCACCACTTTGAACTCATTGGCAACGCCATGTTTTACCCCCTACTACGTTG CTCCAGAAGTTCTTGGTCCAGAGAAGTATGACAGATCCTGTGACATGTGGTCTCTGGGTGTCATTATGTATATTCT ACTTTGTGGAtatcctccttttttctcatATCATGGTCTGGCGATATCCCCAGGGATGAAAAGACGGATATGTAATGGACAGTACGAGTTCCCCAACCCAGAGTGGTCTGATGTGTCTGAAGAAG CCAAACAGCTTATCTGCCACTTACTGAAAACTGAGCCCACCCAAAGAATGAGCATCACAGAGTTCATAAACCATCCCTGGATTAAT CAGTCCGTGGAGGTGCCACAAACGCCTCTGCACACCAGCCGCGTGCTGCACGAGGAACAAGATGTCTGGGAGAAGGTTAAG GAGGAAATGACAAATGCCCTGCAAACAATGAGAGTGGATTAtgatcaaattaaaatcaaaactgttgAAGATTCAACTAATCCTCTCCTcttgaagagaagaaagaaaactaaaatctcAGCCACACAACCTCCAGGCTAG
- the LOC120804154 gene encoding MAP kinase-activated protein kinase 2-like isoform X4, protein MLQDCPEARREVELHRRVSPCPHIVPIIDVYENLYQGKKCLLIVMECMDGGELFSHIQDRGNHAFTEREASDIMKSIGEAIHFLHSINIAHRDIKPENLLYTSRRQDALLKLTDFGFAKEITTLNSLATPCFTPYYVAPEVLGPEKYDRSCDMWSLGVIMYILLCGYPPFFSYHGLAISPGMKRRICNGQYEFPNPEWSDVSEEAKQLICHLLKTEPTQRMSITEFINHPWINQSVEVPQTPLHTSRVLHEEQDVWEKVKEEMTNALQTMRVDYDQIKIKTVEDSTNPLLLKRRKKTKISATQPPG, encoded by the exons ATGCTGCAGGATTGTCCGGAGGCCAGACGAGAGGTGGAGCTCCACCGGAGGGTGTCACCTTGCCCCCACATTGTGCCCATCATAGATGTTTATGAGAATCTCTACCAGGGCAAGAAGTGCCTCCTCATTGTGATGGAGTG catGGATGGGGGTGAATTATTCAGTCATATCCAAGACAGAGGGAATCATGCCTTTACAGAAAGAG AGGCCTCGGACATCATGAAAAGTATAGGAGAAGCCATACATTTCTTGCATTCCATCAATATTGCTCACAGAGACATCAAG cccGAAAACCTGCTGTACACCTCTAGAAGACAAGATGCCCTCCTCAAGCTGACTGATTTTGGGTTTGCCAAAGAAATCACCACTTTGAACTCATTGGCAACGCCATGTTTTACCCCCTACTACGTTG CTCCAGAAGTTCTTGGTCCAGAGAAGTATGACAGATCCTGTGACATGTGGTCTCTGGGTGTCATTATGTATATTCT ACTTTGTGGAtatcctccttttttctcatATCATGGTCTGGCGATATCCCCAGGGATGAAAAGACGGATATGTAATGGACAGTACGAGTTCCCCAACCCAGAGTGGTCTGATGTGTCTGAAGAAG CCAAACAGCTTATCTGCCACTTACTGAAAACTGAGCCCACCCAAAGAATGAGCATCACAGAGTTCATAAACCATCCCTGGATTAAT CAGTCCGTGGAGGTGCCACAAACGCCTCTGCACACCAGCCGCGTGCTGCACGAGGAACAAGATGTCTGGGAGAAGGTTAAG GAGGAAATGACAAATGCCCTGCAAACAATGAGAGTGGATTAtgatcaaattaaaatcaaaactgttgAAGATTCAACTAATCCTCTCCTcttgaagagaagaaagaaaactaaaatctcAGCCACACAACCTCCAGGCTAG
- the fmodb gene encoding fibromodulin — translation MRTVELILLMGLVDLSIGQPYSQIQWLSILRGRRRHAGLQAEDVDCPLECDCPSAFPTAMYCHNRNLQHVPYVPSHMKYVYLQRNQITGIQDGVFDNATNLVWVVLFHNQLNSDKIGKNIFIKLKNLDRLFLDHNELTRVPPNLPKSIRDLRLGHNKISKILPNSFEMMANLSTLQLQENVIEDVGGVFKGLKSLTMLDMRKNKLRKIPVNLPESLQQLYLEFNNIENVPVGFFTTYPKLQFVRLAHNKLTDKGLPSSVFNISTLVELDLSFNKLEKIPVVSRNLENLYLQANKIKEFSLSSFCSTIDMTNFSNLRMLRLDANEISARDIPAEAAYCLRRVAFIDV, via the exons ATGCGGACAGTGGAGCTCATCCTCCTAATGGGACTAGTGGATCTGAGCATCGGCCAGCCTTACAGTCAGATCCAATGGCTTTCCATTCTGCGAGGGCGGCGGCGGCACGCCGGCTTGCAGGCCGAAGACGTGGACTGCCCCCTGGAGTGCGACTGCCCCTCAGCCTTCCCCACAGCTATGTACTGTCACAACCGCAACCTTCAGCATGTTCCCTACGTCCCCTCACATATGAAGTATGTCTACCTGCAGCGTAACCAGATCACAGGCATCCAGGACGGCGTGTTTGACAATGCTACCAACTTGGTCTGGGTTGTGTTGTTTCACAACCAGCTCAACTCAGACAAGATTGGCAAGAACATCTTCATCAAGCTCAAGAACCTGGACCGGCTTTTCTTGGATCACAATGAGCTTACCCGTGTGCCTCCTAACTTGCCCAAGTCTATCAGAGACCTACGGCTTGGTCACAATAAGATCTCAAAAATCCTCCCCAACTCATTCGAGATGATGGCCAACCTCAGTACCCTTCAGCTCCAGGAAAATGTCATAGAGGATGTTGGAGGTGTGTTCAAGGGACTGAAGTCCCTGACCATGCTGGATATGAGGAAAAACAAGCTGAGAAAAATTCCTGTCAACCTCCCTGAGAGCCTGCAGCAGCTCTATCTGGAGTTTAATAACATAGAGAATGTGCCAGTGGGGTTTTTCACCACGTATCCCAAGCTGCAGTTTGTTCGTTTGGCTCATAACAAGCTGACAGATAAAGGACTTCCATCTAGTGTCTTCAACATCAGCACACTGGTTGAGCTTGACCTGTCCTTTAATAAACTGGAGAAGATCCCTGTGGTCAGTAGAAACCTGGAGAACCTTTATTTGCAAGCCAATAAAATCAAAG AGTTCTCCCTAAGTAGTTTCTGCAGCACAATCGACATGACAAACTTCTCCAACCTGAGAATGCTGCGTCTGGATGCCAATGAGATCAGCGCCAGAGACATTCCTGCTGAAGCTGCTTACTGTTTGCGGCGTGTTGCCTTTATTGATGTGTAG
- the csf1b gene encoding macrophage colony-stimulating factor 1b isoform X4: protein MTILVSTLIQSKTKMDNQLRSGCSITYTFIERRSLSKCCFVKAALPWILELLTTHFKYSRGSVNDDYVQSLRALILNIYSQKCVPQLNEEVEDKPESFETLYSGSPSEALQRASEVLSVYWELVTTSDAPVDWSCQHEYTETFSSTTELSRESSTYFTDSYGRNSVKASQRRPVRDLYKLGFIIASICGGLLFILTLYCLITQKKAHDPHRSRSYTNSSRNLQDTELEPQ, encoded by the exons ATGACAATCCTTGTGTCAACCCTGATTCAGAGCAAAACTAAG atgGACAACCAGTTGAGAAGTGGGTGCTCGATAACCTACACATTCATAGAACGGAGAAGTTTG AGCAAATGTTGCTTTGTAAAAGCTGCTTTACCCTGGATCCTTGAGCTCCTCACCACCCACTTCAAATATAGCCGGGGTTCAGTCAATGATGACTATGTTCAGTCCCTGAGAGCGCTCATCCTCAACATCTATTCTCAGAAATGTGTGCCACAGCTGAATGAAGAGGTcgag GATAAGCCAGAGAGTTTTGAGACGCTCTACAGTGGGTCTCCTTCAGAGGCGCTACAGAGGGCTTCAGAGGTGCTGTCTGTTTACTGGGAGCTGGTAACGACCAGCGATGCACCAGTGGACTGGAGTTGCCAGCACGAATACACAGAAACCTTTAGCTCTACTACAGAGCTATCCAGAGAGTCATCCACATATTTTACAG ACAGTTATGGTAGGAATTCGGTGAAGGCTTCTCAGAGAAGACCAGTCAGAGACCTGTACAAGCTTGGCTTCATCATAGCTTCCATCTGCGGAGGACTGCTGTTCATACTTACTCTCTACTGTCTCATCACACAAAAG AAAGCTCACGACCCTCACAGATCAAGATCTTACACAAACTCAAG CAGAAACCTGCAGGACACAGAGCTGGAGCCACAATAA
- the csf1b gene encoding macrophage colony-stimulating factor 1b isoform X2 has protein sequence MTILVSTLIQSKTKLQVKCLCVLMFLSFPLNMALVPGPCRHSITREHLLTVRHLMDNQLRSGCSITYTFIERRSLSKCCFVKAALPWILELLTTHFKYSRGSVNDDYVQSLRALILNIYSQKCVPQLNEEVEDKPESFETLYSGSPSEALQRASEVLSVYWELVTTSDAPVDWSCQHEYTETFSSTTELSRESSTYFTDSYGRNSVKASQRRPVRDLYKLGFIIASICGGLLFILTLYCLITQKKAHDPHRSRSYTNSRNLQDTELEPQ, from the exons ATGACAATCCTTGTGTCAACCCTGATTCAGAGCAAAACTAAG TTGCAGgtaaagtgtctgtgtgtgcttatgttCCTGAGCTTCCCTTTGAATATGGCTTTGGTCCCTGGTCCATGCAGACACTCCATCACTAGGGAGCACCTGCTTACAGTCAGGCATCTG atgGACAACCAGTTGAGAAGTGGGTGCTCGATAACCTACACATTCATAGAACGGAGAAGTTTG AGCAAATGTTGCTTTGTAAAAGCTGCTTTACCCTGGATCCTTGAGCTCCTCACCACCCACTTCAAATATAGCCGGGGTTCAGTCAATGATGACTATGTTCAGTCCCTGAGAGCGCTCATCCTCAACATCTATTCTCAGAAATGTGTGCCACAGCTGAATGAAGAGGTcgag GATAAGCCAGAGAGTTTTGAGACGCTCTACAGTGGGTCTCCTTCAGAGGCGCTACAGAGGGCTTCAGAGGTGCTGTCTGTTTACTGGGAGCTGGTAACGACCAGCGATGCACCAGTGGACTGGAGTTGCCAGCACGAATACACAGAAACCTTTAGCTCTACTACAGAGCTATCCAGAGAGTCATCCACATATTTTACAG ACAGTTATGGTAGGAATTCGGTGAAGGCTTCTCAGAGAAGACCAGTCAGAGACCTGTACAAGCTTGGCTTCATCATAGCTTCCATCTGCGGAGGACTGCTGTTCATACTTACTCTCTACTGTCTCATCACACAAAAG AAAGCTCACGACCCTCACAGATCAAGATCTTACACAAACTCAAG AAACCTGCAGGACACAGAGCTGGAGCCACAATAA
- the csf1b gene encoding macrophage colony-stimulating factor 1b isoform X1 — translation MTILVSTLIQSKTKLQVKCLCVLMFLSFPLNMALVPGPCRHSITREHLLTVRHLMDNQLRSGCSITYTFIERRSLSKCCFVKAALPWILELLTTHFKYSRGSVNDDYVQSLRALILNIYSQKCVPQLNEEVEDKPESFETLYSGSPSEALQRASEVLSVYWELVTTSDAPVDWSCQHEYTETFSSTTELSRESSTYFTDSYGRNSVKASQRRPVRDLYKLGFIIASICGGLLFILTLYCLITQKKAHDPHRSRSYTNSSRNLQDTELEPQ, via the exons ATGACAATCCTTGTGTCAACCCTGATTCAGAGCAAAACTAAG TTGCAGgtaaagtgtctgtgtgtgcttatgttCCTGAGCTTCCCTTTGAATATGGCTTTGGTCCCTGGTCCATGCAGACACTCCATCACTAGGGAGCACCTGCTTACAGTCAGGCATCTG atgGACAACCAGTTGAGAAGTGGGTGCTCGATAACCTACACATTCATAGAACGGAGAAGTTTG AGCAAATGTTGCTTTGTAAAAGCTGCTTTACCCTGGATCCTTGAGCTCCTCACCACCCACTTCAAATATAGCCGGGGTTCAGTCAATGATGACTATGTTCAGTCCCTGAGAGCGCTCATCCTCAACATCTATTCTCAGAAATGTGTGCCACAGCTGAATGAAGAGGTcgag GATAAGCCAGAGAGTTTTGAGACGCTCTACAGTGGGTCTCCTTCAGAGGCGCTACAGAGGGCTTCAGAGGTGCTGTCTGTTTACTGGGAGCTGGTAACGACCAGCGATGCACCAGTGGACTGGAGTTGCCAGCACGAATACACAGAAACCTTTAGCTCTACTACAGAGCTATCCAGAGAGTCATCCACATATTTTACAG ACAGTTATGGTAGGAATTCGGTGAAGGCTTCTCAGAGAAGACCAGTCAGAGACCTGTACAAGCTTGGCTTCATCATAGCTTCCATCTGCGGAGGACTGCTGTTCATACTTACTCTCTACTGTCTCATCACACAAAAG AAAGCTCACGACCCTCACAGATCAAGATCTTACACAAACTCAAG CAGAAACCTGCAGGACACAGAGCTGGAGCCACAATAA
- the csf1b gene encoding macrophage colony-stimulating factor 1b isoform X3 yields MFLSFPLNMALVPGPCRHSITREHLLTVRHLMDNQLRSGCSITYTFIERRSLSKCCFVKAALPWILELLTTHFKYSRGSVNDDYVQSLRALILNIYSQKCVPQLNEEVEDKPESFETLYSGSPSEALQRASEVLSVYWELVTTSDAPVDWSCQHEYTETFSSTTELSRESSTYFTDSYGRNSVKASQRRPVRDLYKLGFIIASICGGLLFILTLYCLITQKKAHDPHRSRSYTNSSRNLQDTELEPQ; encoded by the exons atgttCCTGAGCTTCCCTTTGAATATGGCTTTGGTCCCTGGTCCATGCAGACACTCCATCACTAGGGAGCACCTGCTTACAGTCAGGCATCTG atgGACAACCAGTTGAGAAGTGGGTGCTCGATAACCTACACATTCATAGAACGGAGAAGTTTG AGCAAATGTTGCTTTGTAAAAGCTGCTTTACCCTGGATCCTTGAGCTCCTCACCACCCACTTCAAATATAGCCGGGGTTCAGTCAATGATGACTATGTTCAGTCCCTGAGAGCGCTCATCCTCAACATCTATTCTCAGAAATGTGTGCCACAGCTGAATGAAGAGGTcgag GATAAGCCAGAGAGTTTTGAGACGCTCTACAGTGGGTCTCCTTCAGAGGCGCTACAGAGGGCTTCAGAGGTGCTGTCTGTTTACTGGGAGCTGGTAACGACCAGCGATGCACCAGTGGACTGGAGTTGCCAGCACGAATACACAGAAACCTTTAGCTCTACTACAGAGCTATCCAGAGAGTCATCCACATATTTTACAG ACAGTTATGGTAGGAATTCGGTGAAGGCTTCTCAGAGAAGACCAGTCAGAGACCTGTACAAGCTTGGCTTCATCATAGCTTCCATCTGCGGAGGACTGCTGTTCATACTTACTCTCTACTGTCTCATCACACAAAAG AAAGCTCACGACCCTCACAGATCAAGATCTTACACAAACTCAAG CAGAAACCTGCAGGACACAGAGCTGGAGCCACAATAA